A region from the Thermoleophilaceae bacterium genome encodes:
- a CDS encoding dihydrofolate reductase family protein produces MGEILVHEFISLDGVYENPAWTFDFGFDPRMGETLAAVTGASKAILLGRRTYEMFYPAWSSRTVEDDPGAPFFNESPKYVVSSTLHTADWNNSTILGAYDADAIRSLKDEVDGDIYVSGSGTLVRAMLADGLVGQLHLFVYPVALGSGERLFHEDGGTTKLELAASDTYANGVVHLAYAPAR; encoded by the coding sequence ATGGGCGAGATCCTGGTACACGAGTTCATCTCCCTCGATGGTGTGTATGAGAACCCGGCGTGGACATTCGACTTCGGGTTCGATCCGAGGATGGGGGAGACGCTGGCGGCTGTGACGGGGGCCAGCAAGGCGATCCTTCTCGGCCGCCGCACCTACGAGATGTTCTATCCGGCGTGGTCCAGCCGCACCGTCGAGGACGACCCCGGCGCCCCCTTCTTCAACGAGTCGCCCAAGTACGTCGTCTCGTCCACGCTCCACACCGCCGACTGGAACAACTCCACGATCCTCGGCGCGTATGACGCGGACGCGATCCGTTCGCTGAAGGACGAGGTGGACGGCGACATCTACGTGAGTGGCAGCGGCACTCTGGTGCGCGCGATGCTCGCGGACGGCCTCGTGGGCCAGCTGCACCTCTTCGTGTACCCAGTGGCGCTCGGATCCGGCGAGCGGCTGTTCCACGAGGACGGCGGCACGACCAAGCTCGAGCTCGCAGCGAGTGACACGTACGCCAACGGCGTCGTTCACCTCGCATACGCGCCGGCGCGCTGA